In Rutidosis leptorrhynchoides isolate AG116_Rl617_1_P2 chromosome 6, CSIRO_AGI_Rlap_v1, whole genome shotgun sequence, the DNA window CCTATAATAATATCAACCAACCAAACCAAGTTATAAATCTACAGATAGAtagatagtattaatattaaaataaaataaaatataagagaaaacaaTACCGGAGGCGTCATTGTTTCGAATTTTGGGAATGAACTGAACGCACGGTCCAGAATATAAACCCTAGACGACGAGTAATTGGGAATGATATACCGCAACAAGTTCTAGTTTACCTCCTCATGAAAACTAAAGAGTTACAAAACAGCCACCTACACTTACTAAATTTTTAATATTTCTATAAAAACATTTTTTTGATTAGAAAATGAACTTTTAAAAGGCAAACAATCAATTTAGTTCCATCCCAGCGTCCTAATTTATTGAAGAAAGTCCCAATTGGGAATGATATGAAATTTAgagatttattatttatttttttatgggTAAATTGCCCAAATCAATCCGTGTGTTTATGGTTTTTTGCTCAAATCGTCCATGTGTTGATAAGACTGCATAAATCATCCTTAAATATTAAATAACGTCCCAAATTAGTCTCTGCCTTAACTTTTCATAACTCTCAGTTAGTCAAAAATACATTATTTGTCCCTgaagtttcttaaaagattgcaacaaaaatcctcttcatcatcttcaagatgAAGCTTTAGTAAAAACTTAAACAAACACAAGCGTAGATTACTAATAACAAGTAAATTAATCACTACACTTTTaaccattaattaattaattcacttCATGAAGTGATAAAAAGAACATTTTACTTGCTTCTGAATAAGGGTATAAACCGATTTCTGAAGGGTTAATTATTTTGAATTTTGATCACTGTGAAAAGTAAAACAGGGTAAAAATGTAAAATTCTAAATTAGAAATGACACACAGGCAAACCCAGCAACAAAGAAGATTAGTATTATCTACTCAGATATAGGCAACATATGTAGCAAATGAGGAGCAGTTCAAATTGGGTAATTTTTAGTACGGGTCAAAAACTAATCTAGGTTTTTGAGTAATAGCATTAAAAGGTCACATGCATTAACAATAAACCACATGCACGTTTGACCTATTGGGCCCGTTTTCAAGTCGGGAGATAAAGCAATAACCTTTACTGACCCGTTCTTAAAAACATGACTCAAAATTGCCACCATGATAGAAAACAATAGAAACTCATATTACAATGGGCTTTGCGTACTGTAACACCTACACAAATAGTATATATTTTAGCTGTAATATTGAAATCACAAGAGATTAAAGACCAACATGGTACTTATCGATCATGCGGCGGTCATCTTCAATAAGCTTTGACTCATGTTCTAGAGATCTTTAAtgaagtgaaataattaattaatgTAATTAATTTACTTGTTATTATTAATCTACGGATGTGTTTTTTTATGTTTTCACTAAAGCTTCATCTTGAAGATAATGAAGAGGATCTttgttgcaatcttttaagaaacttcAGGGACTAATCATGTATTTTGACTAACTGAGAGTTGTCAAAAGTTAAGGCTAGGACTAATTTGGGACGTTATTTAGCATTTAAGGATGATTTATGCTATTTTGTTAACACATGGACGATTTGGGCAATTTTgtcttttttattttttaattttttttttaagaaagagATTTACTCCTCCGTCCCATCACAAATGTCCACATTTCCATTTTAggatgtcccatttcaagtgtccactttgtgtttcaaccaatgagaagaagTTAttatggagagagaagatttctgattggtgaagaataaagttagtggaatttcctaaaactgtgtgcaaaaagtaagttgacacttgtagtgggacggaggtagtattattagaagaaaaaaaaagttgATCATTTTTATGGATATTTAGATTTACATTTTGAAAATTAATTATGTATTTTagataattataatcaaatacataGTAATTAGCTATAGCAAAACGTGTTATCCATTAACAGTGTTTTAATTTGATTATGGTATTTGATAACTTAATAATCTAATAATCAATTTTGTAACTATTTAGTAAATAAGATAATTTGATAGTCATCTGAACTCATGGaggtaaaaattttaaatttttttactatgCCACCGATACGCTCCTAGGGTCGTGTTTTTTTATAAAGTTTCGATAGTTACAAAAAACACTAAAGATACAAAGATGGctagctataataataataataataataataataataataataataataataataataaagttcataAATTTAGGAAATTTGAGTTTCACAAGTGCTTAGAATCCATGATTACATGATCAGCATAGGGCTTAAATCTACTTAGTTCTATTTACACATTTGACTCATGCTTCGGGTAGCCATGAAACCCATAAGTACATGGGCTAGCTTCCAAAGCAACAGTCAGTCAAGTTAAACTGACCAGCAGCGAAACACAAATAAGGCTCAGTTGGCTAACTGTTTCTGTTTTGCTTCGATTGCTTCCTTGAGTTTCCTACCCAATGCATATGCTAATGGAGGAGGCACTGCATTTCCAATCTGCTTGTGCTTATGCTGAATGTTGCCAGAAAACTTGTAGCCATCTGGGAAACCCTGCACACACATaattaaaaaataatttaaaaaaaagaaaaggCTAAACCTAGTGCACCCATCTAGGTTCATTGGCTAAGTTTTGTAATAATTGAGATCCTTGCATTTTGCAAACTAGCTAGTGCAACGTTATGGTTTTTGTAATCAAAATAACACACAAAATTTTAAAAGCACGAGCAGGCCAAAGTACCAAACCCATTTTTACCCATAATAAAAGATGACATGTTTGAACCTGTGTAGCACAAAGTTACACATGATGCATAAAGTCAATAAgtaaataatataatactaataataatacgtaTATATACCTGAGATCGAGCACATTCACGAACGGTGAGAATGCGGTCCTGGTCAGGGTGGAAACACATGCCAACCTTACCCATAGGTTGAGGATCAGTAATAGAAGTTGGAAAATTTCCCTCCCAGTCAAGCCGTCCAAACAGACCTTTCCACTGGTTATGCCTTTTGGCAGTGTTTGGTAAACACCATGGTATAAGGTCCACCATTTGCCCAGTTGACAACTTAACCTGCAATAATTTCATTCAATTTAAACATTAGACAacaatcaaaatatccttccttaTAATGACCAATCAATTTCATACCTTTTCTGCAGGGAGGTCTCGCCAGTCAGCACCGGGGCATTTAGGAATTCTTTGACACCTAATCACATTCAACTCGTTCATTTCTTTTGATATATGGTCTGTTAGTGAACACGTGTCTCCCCTGATTCTCTTTTGAAACCATGAGATGGCCTCGTTCTTGTACTGTGCACAACAAATACAATACAATTTAGTAAGATACATCAAATGGGGTGGTGGACAAATAACAAAAATGACACAAGtgactattaattattaattaatgggTCAAACTCAGACTAGTCTGGGTGACTTGCAACATGTTCTTATTAGGTCAAAGTTGTCGACATGTTCGTATTAGGTCAATGTTATCAAATGTCCATTTTAGTTGGCCAAAGTCAAATTTAATAGTTTGAGGCCGGATTTATTAGTTTCAAATTGGTTAAAGATAGTCAGATACAGTCAAAGCTGGTCAACACCTGACTAGTCTGAGTTGGCAATCTAGTCCCTAATGGGTAGCAACTTTTACAACCTTCCCATAGTATGTATTTTTAAAGTGTAAAACCTCAGAACACGACTTACTAATTTACTAGTGAAATTATTTCTTACTTGTAATCACTATTATTCAAGAAATAATCATTAATTACCTCCATAGTTGTTGCAGAAGCTCCATTTCCAACAGGGGGAAGATCACCAATTGTATCTCTAACAGTTATTGCACGAAACGGGGCACCAGATGCAGTACTTCTAACAGCACCATATTGGGTATTATCGTTCAGTGTGACCCGAAGTTGAGGACTAGCAAAAACATGCATAGGTTCGGGCCACTCAGGCAATATTTCTTCAGGAGAGGCTGCCCATATGAATGCACGTTTACGTGATTGAGATACACCAAAAGCCCCAGCCTCCAGTATTCCAAATCTCACCTACAATTCATTAAAAAAATATTGCATTGCATCATTAGTATAATGTTTatgtttattattttaaaaaaacttGTGCATTACATTTGGATCAGAACTTACCTGATAACCCATTTCGAGCAGTGATGCAAGTGCTAAACGAAACGTTTGGCCCTTGTTGAAGGACACGAAGTTCCTAACATTTTCTAATAAGAAAAATTTGGGGCGGAAGTACTCAGCAAACGATAAAAATGCTAATATCATTTCACACTGAACCTTACTCCAGGTACTTTGATTGAACCTGTTCATGCCAGAAAACCCCTGCAAATAGCATGTTAATTATAGTCAGGACCCGATCTTTGAAAACTTAGTCAGATGAAAGAGATGAAACTGTCTAACAAGTTGAAAATTCGCGTAGTGTATTTATAATGCATACAGCCTACAGAATCACTTAGGCCCATTGACCAGAACACTCAACCCCCTATCTTTGGCCCATTTGGTCTTAATTTTAGAATTTGGTTTGAATTGGCACCTGGCATGGAGGGCCACCATTAATGAAATCGACTTGTCCGGGTCGAGGAAGATTTTTGATCATGTCATCATCAAGCTTCGCAGCCATTTCTTCAGCCTCGGAAGTCGAAATACAGTCATCTGTGTCCCCACATGCTGTCATAATAGCCCTGTAATCCAAGGTTTATCAAAAACATAAAATTACTACATATTTTTTTTCAAAGAATTGGATATTATTATGTAAATAAATACAAGAAGTTGTAGAACCTTAGTATGACATTGCAATTTTGCACAAATGTGAGTGCATCAGGATGATTAAGTTTGAATGCATCTCCAGCAGGTTGTTCATATTCAATAGCCCATTTGGTTACCGATGCCCCTGTAAATAAACATAAAAAAAGTCACAGCCTTTTAATGGAAGAAAATAGATGGGCAATTGGGCCAAGAGTATTTTAGTTACCAGCTTTTTGTAGGCCTTCAGATAAGCCACCGCACCCAGCAAAAATATCTAATGTGACTAAACGATTCTTCAGACCCGAATTTTTTTGATTGTCGGTCATTTCAATATCTTGTTCTCCTTCTTTAGACTTCCCTTTTCTCTTTCTAATTGCAGCTTCATTGACCATGCTCTCTTTCGGAGGACTAAGCTTGATGTTAACAGGTAACTGTTCAAAAAAGGTGAATTACAACTGTCAAAAATGACAAATAAAATCACAAAGACAACTTACTTCTTATAATGTTATTTGCATCAAGTTGGGAACTTGAAACATTTTACAGCTTTACTTTAATAACATTAAGCATCTAATTAAAACAGAcatattacaataataattataattatgtcaaGAACTAAAGACATTACCTGCTTTAGAGAACCCTTATCTGGATCATAAAGACGTTCACAAAAGAAGACATGCTCAACAACATACGTGCCATCCAAAGAAGAGACGTCTTTCTTTCTTTTAACTTCACATTTTCCTTCTAAGGCTGAAACTGGCAACTTATGCActtcttcacagtaatataacttaaaaaattACAATTAAAAATAAGAATCAGTATATCAGTCACATCACAAGATTAACAACCTGGAAAAAAAAAGTTTATTAACCTGATAAAGAGAAATCACAAAAACATAGATAAACAGTACCTCTTGAATGTCAGACAGGTATGCTTTGTCTGCAGACAAATCCTCAGGTCTATAAAATCTTCTGACTTCAACCATTACTGATTCTGGGTCGACCCGTTTTACATTTTTGGAGGATTCAATCCGCATCAACTGGCAAACAACGAACGGTTTCAGGCCTACATTCCTCCCACCTTTAAAAGTTCCATTACTCTTATCATCTGAATCAAAATGACAAGGACCAACATACAGAAAATCATCAACATTATACTCATTTCCCATGTACTTAAACCCTGTCTTGGATTCATTCACCTCAAAAACCTCACTTTTTTCCTCATCTTCCACAACTTTACAAGAATCACAAATCCCATTTCCGATTCCCATTTTATCAGTTTTTAGAGCAAAGAAAGCACCTCTTTGAGGCCAATATAAACTCTTACAATAATACTCAACCGGTAACCCTTTATTTTTCCTATCTTCAGCCTTTGCTCTATCCAATTTTTCAAACTCTGCATTAGCTTTTCGATGTTCATGACCCCATGGCAATGTTCTTATATTCACCACCACAGTTTGTATAGAATCATCAAGTTCAAGATCCACACAATCATTGGTCAAAAACAACTCTCTTTCATTTGCTATGTTGCCAAGAACAGTTTCACAGCCTTTCAACATCAATCGGCCATGAACAAATTTTCTAGAATCAGAGTCTTCAAATAAGTATTCTACAAAATAAATAGAATCATCAACCATCACTGAACTACCTAAAGCAACCACCTTTTCTCTAACAACTGCCTCCTTATAAAGAGTCTTTTCACCAGATAACTTCCCAACTGCTGACCCGACCCACCTGATGTCAGTTTTCGACCCACGGGTTTTCTTTTCCTTGGATGCAGGTGGCAGTTTGGGTGATACTTGTACAGCAACTGTGTTTTCTTCTTCAGGTTCTTCACAATCTTCCTGCTCGTTTTCTTCTTGTTCATCTTCCTCTTCATCTTTTTTCACATCAACAGAATCACCCTCTTTTACCTCTTCAGGTGAGTAATTTGAATAAAACTCACCCCAGATCCTGTTTATGAATCGTGTTGTGGTTGCAGGCATTGCCTTACGTTTCGATACAACGGGCCCCAGTCCAGCTCGTGGATTCAGATTTGATTCTTTTGTCAAGATTTTCTTTTTCTTCACTAACCACTTGGTGTGATGTCTTTCCTCCATTTTATCTTCAAGACCCGACACAAAAGCACACTTTCTTATTGTTTCATCTGGAAACTCTGCAAATTGTTGCAAGATAATTTGACCATGCACCACTACAAACCTCTCCACGATTGCAGGGTTTGAAGATACATGAGCAGGGTGGTTCTTTTCAAATTCAGATAATCTCTTTATGACTTCAGCAAATGACAACTTTGATGCACGTGTTTGCTCTTTCAGCAACGTGATAATTGCTATAGCAAGCCTTGCAGTCTTAAGTACTGTATTATACCAAGGGGCATACTGCTTTGAAGGCTTTCCTAGTCTGTACCTGAAACCAAACAAAAGacaagtatattaaaaaaaaaaaagttccagAAACTATTAGATGATCTACATTGAAAGTGGCAAGATGAGTGGGTAGGGCAAACTGGGTAATGCAGCAAAACAGATTCTTTTGGTCGATTACATAAGGTAATTAAAGGtatattataatttaaaaaaaatatgttgCAGTACTTAGCCAAATCTATGAACAAATAAAACATTAAGACATTTGCATAGATTAAAATTACATGCACCTGTTCACTTTTTAGCTAAAAAATACCCATACCCATTTGAGATAAACCAGAACCCAACTTGGCCTGCTTTAAAATGACCATCTTTAGATACTATACACCAAAATAGATTTAAAAAAATGAACAGAAATAACAATTAGAACTCACCAGGCCATATCAGTTCGGATTGAAATAAAAACCATTGATGATCCAAATTCAATCATCCACTCCTTTATAGCACTCAAGTAAATAGGGATGCCATCTTCATTTAGTGCACTAGATGAACCTGATGCACTACCGGCTTCATCATCCAAACAGAACCCACTTCCATCATCAGCAGTCATTACACCCGAACCAAACACAGTGACATCAATATCAGCACATGGCTTCATAGGAAGAAGCTCAAGCGAAATCAATCTTGAGTCACAGTTATAAAGTGACCAGTTGTGAAGCATGCTTCTTGGTAGTTGATCCGGGTCATCTGTTTCGAAATCATCAAAGATTACATACTCATCTGCTTCATCTTGTAGAGTATTTTTGTAATACGCAGGGAGTGGATAATCATTTGCTATTTCATCTTCGTTTATCTGAACATAAAACTTGCTCGATGAATTGGCGTGCCTTTGGCGTTTTGTCTGCTTCATTGACTGCCAGTTTTCATTTTCTTGCAAAACCCGAGCCAACTTCATGTCTTCATCTTCAACAGCACCAGGTGCATGCCCATTTGACTGATTGACTTTTTCTCCATCCCCAATCTTTAAGGTTCCATTCTTTGATCCTACAACTGGAACATTTACACACTCTTGATGTTTTTTGCTTTCGTCCCTTAGTGATTCAAGAACCGGCATTTCAACAAAGGGCTTATCGGTACTATTAGGTGCATCATCTAGCCCGACAAGTTGCTCATAAATAAACCCGCCCCACGAAATGATCAAATCCCGAATCGACACTCCGTTTGGGAAATTCTTACTCCCTCTCATTGAGCGAACAAGTGCAGCAAGTGAACCATGGTtgcgtgttgtagtgtagcatattatattgttcgtgttatatattattgttatgctagcttgtattGTCGGAGGTTAGTTGGGTTTATACTTGAgattggtatgctaattatatagcTAGCATGCATGtgttaaatgtgtaagtgattgcaagtaagtagattatatatgtatatgtataattattgcattaactaagctttagcttacccccttcgttgtttactttttagatgcaggtgcggagaaagggaaaggggttgttgggcactagattCCCCTTGCTGTATGTTTGCTGAAGCTTTTTGAAGtcgacctagtgttttgggtagtttagcctcaaaccatgctcgggtgttgtttggattaaaactatcacgttaatgggtcgaacttgtaaacAATTGATTAAAGGCCTTTGTGCCTTttattgtaaacattaaacttgttgtatgtttaaaTGGGTTGTATGAAATGGTTTACATCTTGCGATCATTCGAATGGCACGTAAATGGTttattatatcaaaaaaaaaaaatttgtcgggttgcatacgggttgggttgtttcaagtggtatcagagcatggtctagggGATTTAGGCGATTTGAGATaagtgtctagacttagactttattgtgtatgcgttttatgcgggacttgtaggagacgggttggACCGGGCTTGGttggtgcctaggtttaggtgaactaaccatgtgctaattattttgtgttgtgtttgtaatcatcaagcgagatagacgttgtactagcaagttaacgcggcgtgctcacgtaacaatgactagcttcCATTGTTCCGGGTTCAGATCGtgccaaacgagcgatgtacgacgattgttgagcaagatggggcgttgTGGTGCGAGTGAGTTTATATACGTTCGTGGTTTAATCGTTTTTGCATTCCTtataatgaagacggaagatgaataTGGAACGGACGGGCCTACTCAAGAAGGGAAGGATGAAAtaacgttaaggattgaggccgagttcgaacgctatatctcgattttcgccgacaaggttaaacaagttgtccgagagtcgttcgagggactagtaaccgagatggtccgagaccaagtgactaaggtcGTAAGGGAAGAGTTGGAAAAGAGGTTTCTTGAACCTCAAGGTAGTGGTGATGAagaagtacttgcaaggttagAGTCACATGGCGCTCCTGGTAAGAGGGCGAGGAGTACGCCTGAAGGTGTAGGGAACGTGAAAAAGAAGAGTAAGGGAGGTTATGTACCTACGTGCTATAATTGTGCAAAAAGGGGCCATTTGTCGCGTGATTGCCCAAATACACCTTCTAACAACAAGACATGTT includes these proteins:
- the LOC139853553 gene encoding DNA (cytosine-5)-methyltransferase 1B-like, whose product is MQKRLNHEPSITIIYNTNNIICYTTTRNHGSLAALVRSMRGSKNFPNGVSIRDLIISWGGFIYEQLVGLDDAPNSTDKPFVEMPVLESLRDESKKHQECVNVPVVGSKNGTLKIGDGEKVNQSNGHAPGAVEDEDMKLARVLQENENWQSMKQTKRQRHANSSSKFYVQINEDEIANDYPLPAYYKNTLQDEADEYVIFDDFETDDPDQLPRSMLHNWSLYNCDSRLISLELLPMKPCADIDVTVFGSGVMTADDGSGFCLDDEAGSASGSSSALNEDGIPIYLSAIKEWMIEFGSSMVFISIRTDMAWYRLGKPSKQYAPWYNTVLKTARLAIAIITLLKEQTRASKLSFAEVIKRLSEFEKNHPAHVSSNPAIVERFVVVHGQIILQQFAEFPDETIRKCAFVSGLEDKMEERHHTKWLVKKKKILTKESNLNPRAGLGPVVSKRKAMPATTTRFINRIWGEFYSNYSPEEVKEGDSVDVKKDEEEDEQEENEQEDCEEPEEENTVAVQVSPKLPPASKEKKTRGSKTDIRWVGSAVGKLSGEKTLYKEAVVREKVVALGSSVMVDDSIYFVEYLFEDSDSRKFVHGRLMLKGCETVLGNIANERELFLTNDCVDLELDDSIQTVVVNIRTLPWGHEHRKANAEFEKLDRAKAEDRKNKGLPVEYYCKSLYWPQRGAFFALKTDKMGIGNGICDSCKVVEDEEKSEVFEVNESKTGFKYMGNEYNVDDFLYVGPCHFDSDDKSNGTFKGGRNVGLKPFVVCQLMRIESSKNVKRVDPESVMVEVRRFYRPEDLSADKAYLSDIQELYYCEEVHKLPVSALEGKCEVKRKKDVSSLDGTYVVEHVFFCERLYDPDKGSLKQLPVNIKLSPPKESMVNEAAIRKRKGKSKEGEQDIEMTDNQKNSGLKNRLVTLDIFAGCGGLSEGLQKAGASVTKWAIEYEQPAGDAFKLNHPDALTFVQNCNVILRAIMTACGDTDDCISTSEAEEMAAKLDDDMIKNLPRPGQVDFINGGPPCQGFSGMNRFNQSTWSKVQCEMILAFLSFAEYFRPKFFLLENVRNFVSFNKGQTFRLALASLLEMGYQVRFGILEAGAFGVSQSRKRAFIWAASPEEILPEWPEPMHVFASPQLRVTLNDNTQYGAVRSTASGAPFRAITVRDTIGDLPPVGNGASATTMEYKNEAISWFQKRIRGDTCSLTDHISKEMNELNVIRCQRIPKCPGADWRDLPAEKVKLSTGQMVDLIPWCLPNTAKRHNQWKGLFGRLDWEGNFPTSITDPQPMGKVGMCFHPDQDRILTVRECARSQGFPDGYKFSGNIQHKHKQIGNAVPPPLAYALGRKLKEAIEAKQKQLAN